A region from the Mycolicibacterium litorale genome encodes:
- a CDS encoding class I SAM-dependent methyltransferase: protein MSSDTATVDDGQLAARHRSMWASGDYPRLAAELVAPLGPVLVEAAGIGAGDRVLDVAAGTGNAAIPAARRGAVVTASDLTPELLERGRADAERLGVALEWREADAHALPFGGNEFDVVMSCIGVMFAPFHQRAADEMLRVCRTGGTIALINWTPEGHIGQLFATMKPYMPAPPPGAQPPPLWGREDHVRALFGDRVTDVVAQRRTLPVTQFADGAAFRDYFKAVYGPTIAAYRNVGDDADRAAQLDRDIARLGDELMAGSPRMEWEYLLLTARKA, encoded by the coding sequence ATGAGCAGCGACACCGCCACGGTCGACGACGGCCAACTGGCCGCGAGGCACCGGTCGATGTGGGCGTCGGGGGACTACCCCAGGCTGGCGGCGGAACTCGTCGCGCCGCTGGGGCCGGTCCTGGTCGAGGCGGCCGGTATCGGAGCCGGTGACCGCGTGCTCGACGTCGCCGCGGGCACCGGTAACGCCGCGATCCCGGCGGCCCGGCGGGGCGCGGTGGTCACGGCCAGCGACCTCACCCCCGAACTGTTGGAGCGCGGCCGTGCCGACGCCGAGCGGCTCGGCGTCGCACTCGAATGGCGGGAGGCCGATGCGCACGCGCTCCCGTTCGGGGGCAACGAATTCGACGTCGTCATGTCGTGTATCGGGGTGATGTTCGCGCCGTTCCACCAGCGCGCCGCCGACGAGATGCTGCGGGTGTGCCGCACCGGCGGCACCATCGCGCTGATCAACTGGACCCCGGAGGGCCACATCGGACAGTTGTTCGCCACCATGAAGCCCTACATGCCCGCGCCTCCGCCAGGCGCGCAACCGCCACCGCTGTGGGGACGCGAGGACCACGTGCGGGCGCTCTTCGGCGACCGGGTGACCGACGTCGTCGCGCAGCGCCGCACCCTGCCGGTGACGCAGTTCGCCGACGGTGCCGCGTTCCGGGACTACTTCAAGGCCGTCTACGGCCCGACCATCGCGGCGTACCGCAACGTCGGCGACGACGCCGACCGGGCCGCGCAGCTCGATCGCGACATCGCCCGCCTCGGTGACGAGCTGATGGCCGGGTCACCGCGCATGGAGTGGGAGTATCTGCTGCTGACCGCGCGCAAGGCCTGA
- a CDS encoding winged helix-turn-helix transcriptional regulator — protein sequence MSGYGQFCPVAKAMELLDERWTLLVVRELLLGSSHFNELRRGVPKMSPALLSKRLKSLTRAGVVQRSEIDGRTSYSLTARGRELAAVVEALGTWGVRWVGELGDEDLDPHLLMWDMRRTIPVTEWPPTRTTLAFRLDGVEARAARWWLVVSDGRADVCDVDPGYDVAATVQASLRTLTALWRGDITWQRALHDGSVAVSGPAEVRRAVPAWIGHSTLAAVPRPA from the coding sequence ATGTCGGGTTACGGTCAGTTCTGCCCCGTCGCCAAGGCCATGGAACTGCTCGATGAACGGTGGACGCTGCTCGTCGTCCGCGAATTGCTGCTCGGTAGTTCACATTTCAACGAGCTGCGGCGCGGCGTACCGAAGATGTCACCGGCGTTACTGTCGAAGCGGCTGAAGTCGCTGACCCGCGCCGGGGTGGTGCAACGAAGCGAGATCGACGGCCGCACAAGCTATTCCCTGACCGCTCGGGGACGTGAACTGGCCGCGGTGGTGGAGGCGCTGGGCACCTGGGGTGTGCGCTGGGTCGGCGAGCTCGGTGACGAGGACCTCGATCCCCACCTGCTGATGTGGGACATGCGCCGCACCATCCCGGTCACCGAGTGGCCGCCCACCAGGACCACGCTGGCGTTCCGCCTCGACGGCGTCGAGGCACGGGCGGCCCGGTGGTGGCTGGTGGTCTCCGACGGACGGGCCGACGTGTGCGACGTCGATCCCGGCTATGACGTCGCGGCCACGGTGCAGGCCAGCCTGCGCACGCTGACCGCGCTCTGGCGCGGCGACATCACGTGGCAGCGCGCTCTGCACGACGGCAGTGTCGCGGTGTCCGGACCGGCCGAGGTCCGTCGTGCGGTGCCGGCCTGGATCGGCCATTCGACACTCGCCGCGGTGCCGCGGCCGGCGTGA
- a CDS encoding SH3 domain-containing protein, whose amino-acid sequence MSHITAGKASPLLLAAATAVGAAGLFTLAAPAQAACRYEFPGSFVLNQSNGFRVEFPATGQNTSGKAVAYNNRQQVANAGDATAFINGSDVNITIGWEGGAVGRYTGTVRENRTVAGQTQDLANGSSASWESVTALNCAPEQAPSPTPGPTPPADAPPSATVNGDVDLYDAPGGDGNVIGILRKGEQVQLPRPCPANQWCEVSGRGWVWGDFLQ is encoded by the coding sequence ATGTCGCACATCACCGCGGGGAAGGCCTCCCCGCTGCTTCTGGCCGCCGCCACCGCGGTCGGCGCTGCCGGGTTGTTCACGCTGGCCGCACCCGCCCAGGCGGCGTGCAGATACGAATTCCCCGGCTCGTTCGTGCTGAACCAGAGCAACGGTTTCCGCGTCGAGTTCCCGGCCACCGGGCAGAACACCTCCGGGAAGGCCGTGGCCTACAACAACCGCCAGCAGGTGGCCAATGCCGGCGACGCCACCGCGTTCATCAACGGCAGTGACGTCAACATCACCATCGGCTGGGAAGGCGGAGCGGTGGGCCGCTACACCGGCACGGTCCGCGAGAACCGGACGGTCGCGGGTCAGACCCAGGACCTCGCCAACGGGTCCAGTGCGAGCTGGGAATCGGTCACCGCGCTCAACTGCGCTCCCGAACAGGCGCCCTCACCGACGCCCGGTCCGACGCCCCCGGCCGACGCGCCGCCGTCGGCGACGGTCAACGGCGATGTGGATCTGTACGACGCCCCCGGCGGAGACGGCAATGTCATCGGGATCCTGCGGAAGGGCGAACAGGTGCAACTGCCGCGGCCGTGCCCGGCGAACCAGTGGTGCGAGGTCAGCGGTCGAGGCTGGGTGTGGGGCGACTTCCTGCAGTAG